From a region of the Stenotrophomonas sp. BIO128-Bstrain genome:
- the trbE gene encoding conjugal transfer protein TrbE, which translates to MLNLAEYRQRPALLADWLPWAGLIAPGVVLNKDASFQRTARFRGPDLDSATQGELIATSARLNNALRRLGSGWALFIEAERRPAADYPRSDFPEPLSWLVEEERRAAFEESGHHFESGYHLTLAYLPPEESRARAAKLLYEHAPGDGVDWRSRLDAFTAETDRVFDLLDGIMPEIAWLDDAETLTYLHATLSTRRYCVGVPEVPFHIDALLADSALVGGLAPMLGDQHLRVVSVRGFPTSTWPGLLDDLNRLGFGYRWSTRFVCMDKAEAEKELGRLRRQWFAKRKNVVALLRETIFQQESPLVDTDANNKAVDADAALQELGSDQVAFGYLTATVTVLDADPAAADEKLRMVERVIQGRGFVTIPETLNAVDAWLSSIPGNAYANVRQPIVSTLNLAHMMPLSAVWAGPEKNDHLDGPPLIVTRTDGATPFRLVTHIGDVGHTLVAGPTGMGKSVLLAILAMQFRRYFGSRIFAFDMGRSMRATILGLGGEHYDLGADGGIAFQPLARIDGGGYRTWAAEWVEGRLLHEGVTVGPDEKATIWSALGSLAGAPVEQRTLTGFSVLLQSNALRQALSPYVLGGAHGKLLDADLDRLGMAAVQGFEMEELMHSPAAVQAVLRYLFARFDERFDGAPTLLILDEAWLFLDEPSFAARIRQWLKTLRKKNVSVIFATQSLADIKDSTIAPAIIESCASRIFLPNPQATEPQIRTIYEGFGLNSRQIEIVATAQPKRDYYYQSRLGNRLFDLDLGPAALAFAGASTPQDQRDIDRVLTQAGAPGFAGAWLRHRGLDWAADLLPSSPAAASFLSQPRQENLP; encoded by the coding sequence ATGCTTAACCTTGCTGAATACCGTCAGAGGCCCGCGTTGCTGGCCGATTGGCTGCCCTGGGCTGGGTTGATCGCGCCAGGCGTGGTGCTGAACAAGGATGCTTCATTCCAGCGCACGGCACGTTTTCGCGGGCCGGACTTGGACAGCGCCACGCAAGGCGAGTTGATCGCCACGTCGGCGCGGCTGAACAACGCGCTGCGCCGGCTGGGTTCGGGCTGGGCACTGTTCATCGAAGCCGAGCGCCGCCCTGCTGCCGACTACCCGCGTTCGGACTTCCCCGAACCGCTGTCCTGGCTGGTGGAGGAGGAGCGCCGCGCCGCCTTCGAGGAATCGGGCCATCACTTCGAGAGCGGCTATCACCTGACGCTGGCTTACTTGCCGCCGGAGGAATCCCGTGCCCGCGCCGCCAAGCTGCTCTACGAGCACGCACCCGGTGACGGCGTGGACTGGCGCAGCCGGCTCGATGCCTTCACGGCGGAAACTGATCGCGTCTTTGACCTGCTCGATGGCATCATGCCGGAGATCGCCTGGCTCGACGACGCTGAAACGCTGACCTACTTGCACGCCACGCTTTCGACGCGGCGCTATTGCGTGGGCGTGCCCGAAGTGCCGTTCCACATCGACGCGCTGCTGGCCGATTCCGCCCTGGTCGGTGGCCTCGCGCCCATGCTGGGCGACCAGCACCTGCGCGTGGTGTCGGTGCGCGGCTTTCCGACCTCGACCTGGCCGGGCCTGCTGGACGACCTCAACCGCCTGGGCTTTGGCTACCGCTGGAGTACGCGCTTTGTCTGCATGGACAAAGCCGAGGCGGAAAAGGAGCTGGGCCGCCTGCGCCGTCAATGGTTCGCCAAGCGCAAGAACGTCGTCGCGCTGCTGCGTGAAACGATCTTCCAGCAGGAGTCGCCGCTGGTCGATACCGACGCCAATAACAAGGCCGTCGATGCGGACGCCGCCTTGCAGGAGCTGGGCAGCGATCAGGTCGCCTTCGGCTACCTCACCGCCACAGTGACGGTGCTTGACGCCGACCCGGCTGCTGCCGACGAAAAGTTGCGCATGGTGGAGCGCGTCATCCAGGGCCGGGGCTTCGTGACCATCCCCGAAACCTTGAACGCGGTCGATGCCTGGTTGTCGTCCATTCCCGGCAACGCCTATGCGAATGTGCGCCAGCCCATCGTTTCCACGTTGAACCTGGCGCACATGATGCCGCTGTCGGCGGTGTGGGCCGGGCCAGAGAAAAACGACCACCTTGACGGGCCGCCGCTGATCGTCACCCGCACCGATGGCGCGACGCCTTTCCGGCTGGTGACGCACATCGGTGACGTCGGCCACACGCTGGTGGCTGGCCCGACCGGCATGGGCAAGTCGGTACTGCTCGCCATCTTGGCGATGCAGTTCCGCCGCTACTTCGGCTCGCGCATCTTCGCCTTCGACATGGGGCGCTCGATGCGCGCCACGATTCTCGGCCTGGGCGGCGAACACTACGACCTCGGCGCTGATGGCGGTATCGCCTTCCAGCCGCTCGCCCGCATCGACGGCGGGGGCTACCGCACCTGGGCGGCCGAATGGGTGGAAGGCCGCCTGCTGCATGAAGGCGTAACCGTCGGCCCTGATGAGAAGGCCACGATCTGGTCGGCACTTGGAAGCCTGGCCGGTGCGCCTGTGGAGCAACGCACTCTGACCGGGTTCTCCGTACTGCTGCAATCCAACGCGTTGCGGCAGGCGCTTTCGCCCTATGTGCTGGGCGGCGCGCACGGCAAGCTGCTGGACGCTGACCTCGACCGACTGGGCATGGCTGCCGTGCAGGGCTTCGAGATGGAAGAACTGATGCACAGCCCCGCCGCCGTGCAAGCGGTGCTGCGCTACCTGTTTGCCCGCTTCGATGAGCGTTTCGACGGTGCTCCCACGCTGCTGATCCTCGATGAAGCCTGGCTGTTCCTCGATGAGCCGTCTTTCGCGGCGCGCATCCGGCAATGGCTCAAGACGCTGCGCAAGAAAAACGTGTCGGTGATCTTCGCCACGCAGAGCTTGGCGGACATTAAAGACTCGACTATCGCGCCCGCGATCATCGAGAGCTGCGCTAGTCGGATTTTTCTTCCTAACCCGCAGGCGACCGAGCCGCAGATTCGCACGATTTACGAAGGCTTCGGCCTCAACAGCCGGCAAATCGAAATCGTCGCCACCGCGCAGCCCAAGCGCGACTACTACTACCAATCGCGCCTCGGCAATCGCCTGTTCGACCTCGACCTGGGGCCGGCCGCGCTCGCCTTCGCGGGCGCATCCACACCGCAAGACCAACGCGACATCGACCGCGTGCTGACGCAGGCCGGCGCTCCCGGCTTCGCTGGCGCTTGGCTGCGCCATCGCGGCCTTGATTGGGCCGCCGACCTGCTGCCGTCCTCACCGGCGGCGGCGTCTTTCCTTTCCCAACCACGACAGGAGAACCTGCCATGA
- a CDS encoding VirB3 family type IV secretion system protein: MSTVNDLPGFEVPLHRSLTEPILLGGAPRTVAIANGTLAAAVGLGLQLWIPGVVLWIVGHSLAVWGARVDPQFMQVFARHIKHKPLLDV, from the coding sequence ATGAGCACGGTCAACGATCTTCCTGGCTTCGAGGTGCCGCTGCATCGCTCGCTGACCGAGCCGATCCTGCTGGGCGGTGCTCCGCGCACCGTGGCCATTGCCAACGGCACGCTAGCCGCCGCCGTCGGGCTGGGCCTGCAATTGTGGATTCCTGGCGTGGTGCTGTGGATCGTCGGCCATTCGCTGGCGGTTTGGGGGGCGCGCGTCGATCCGCAATTCATGCAGGTCTTCGCCCGGCACATCAAGCACAAGCCGCTGCTGGACGTGTGA
- a CDS encoding TrbC/VirB2 family protein — MTHAHAFRFSVNLLPRLSCLSRLRSLGRPAGQGLLLAALLLLLAGTAQAAGSSMPWEGPLQSILESIQGPVARIVAVIIIIATGLALAFGDTSGGFRKLVQIVFGLSIAFAASSFFLSFFSFSGGAVV, encoded by the coding sequence ATGACGCACGCCCATGCTTTCCGCTTTTCCGTAAATCTGCTTCCCCGCCTGTCCTGCCTGTCGCGGCTGCGCAGCCTGGGCCGCCCGGCGGGGCAAGGTCTGCTGCTGGCCGCGCTGCTGCTGTTGCTGGCTGGCACGGCACAGGCCGCCGGTTCGTCGATGCCCTGGGAAGGGCCGTTGCAATCCATTCTGGAGTCAATTCAAGGGCCGGTGGCCCGCATCGTCGCGGTCATCATCATCATCGCCACGGGCCTCGCGCTCGCCTTCGGCGATACGTCAGGCGGTTTCCGCAAGCTGGTCCAGATTGTGTTCGGCTTGTCCATCGCGTTCGCCGCGTCTTCTTTCTTCCTGTCGTTCTTCTCGTTCTCCGGCGGGGCCGTCGTATGA
- the trbB gene encoding P-type conjugative transfer ATPase TrbB encodes MSTAPKIPPEPRSSAATSLDRRIQMLRTAMGPLIATALEDPDVVEIMLNPDRTLWVDRLSSGRTPLGVELPEADGERIIRLVAAHVGAEVHRGQPLLTAELPETGERFEGILPPAAPGPAFALRKRAVSIIGLDRYVSDGILTVDQAEFLRRAVRERQNILIAGATSSGKTTLANALLAEIAATGDRVLVLEDTIELQCAARDHVPLRTRAGVVSMTELVRATMRLRPDRVIVGEVRGGEALDLIKVWGTGHPGGIATIHAGSALGALLRLEQLILEVAVNPPRALIAEAVNVVIHIAGRGRKRRVGSIARVFGFDGTGYRLADALETPFPELPPGLLAADAAALSSTPDHSGELP; translated from the coding sequence ATGAGCACCGCCCCGAAGATCCCGCCTGAACCCCGTTCGTCTGCCGCGACCTCGCTGGATCGCCGTATCCAGATGCTGCGCACGGCAATGGGGCCACTCATCGCCACCGCGCTGGAAGACCCGGACGTGGTGGAAATCATGCTCAACCCCGACCGCACCTTATGGGTGGATCGGCTGTCATCAGGCCGCACGCCGCTGGGCGTTGAACTGCCCGAAGCCGATGGCGAACGCATCATTCGCCTAGTGGCTGCGCACGTCGGCGCGGAGGTGCATCGCGGCCAACCGCTGCTGACCGCCGAACTACCGGAAACCGGCGAGCGCTTCGAGGGTATCTTGCCGCCGGCCGCGCCTGGCCCGGCTTTCGCGCTGCGCAAGCGGGCGGTGAGCATCATCGGCCTGGATCGCTACGTCAGCGACGGCATTCTGACCGTCGATCAAGCGGAATTTCTGCGCCGCGCCGTGCGCGAGCGCCAGAACATCCTGATCGCGGGCGCGACCAGCAGCGGCAAGACCACGCTGGCGAACGCGCTGCTGGCCGAAATTGCCGCCACCGGCGACCGCGTGCTGGTGCTCGAAGACACCATCGAGCTGCAATGCGCGGCCCGCGATCATGTGCCGCTGCGCACCCGCGCGGGCGTAGTGTCCATGACCGAGCTGGTGCGCGCCACGATGCGGCTGCGCCCCGACCGTGTGATCGTCGGCGAAGTGCGCGGCGGCGAAGCCCTTGACCTCATCAAAGTGTGGGGAACGGGACACCCCGGCGGTATCGCCACCATCCACGCCGGTTCCGCGCTGGGCGCGTTGCTGCGCCTGGAACAACTGATTCTCGAAGTCGCGGTGAACCCGCCGCGGGCGCTGATCGCCGAGGCGGTCAACGTCGTCATCCACATCGCCGGACGTGGCCGCAAGCGCCGCGTCGGAAGCATTGCCCGTGTCTTCGGCTTCGACGGCACGGGCTATCGCCTGGCGGACGCGCTGGAAACGCCGTTTCCCGAGCTGCCGCCGGGTCTTCTTGCAGCCGATGCCGCTGCGCTTTCGTCGACCCCTGACCACTCTGGAGAATTGCCATGA
- a CDS encoding CopG family transcriptional regulator: MSQYRLNLFIQHEHAKRLDELAAKKGVSKSSIVAAALASWLSPDASDQREAAIAKRLDRLSRQAERLERDQNIQIETLALFIRYFLTVSTPVPEAHQDAARAQGKARFEQFIEQLGRHLLRGRSLVRDVVEELHPDPMRMDDAVVQAEAHERAAERAS; this comes from the coding sequence ATGAGCCAATACCGCCTCAATCTGTTCATTCAGCACGAGCACGCCAAGCGCCTCGACGAACTGGCCGCCAAAAAAGGCGTGTCCAAGTCGTCCATCGTCGCCGCGGCGCTGGCGTCCTGGCTGTCGCCGGACGCCAGCGATCAGCGCGAGGCCGCGATCGCCAAGCGGCTGGATCGCCTGTCGCGGCAGGCCGAGCGCCTGGAGCGCGACCAGAACATCCAGATCGAAACGCTGGCGCTGTTCATCCGCTACTTCCTGACCGTCAGCACGCCGGTTCCCGAGGCGCACCAAGACGCAGCCCGCGCCCAAGGCAAGGCGCGCTTCGAGCAGTTCATCGAACAACTTGGCCGCCACCTGCTGCGTGGCCGAAGCCTGGTGCGCGATGTGGTGGAAGAACTGCATCCCGACCCGATGCGGATGGATGACGCGGTAGTGCAGGCCGAAGCCCATGAACGCGCTGCGGAGCGTGCCTCATGA